From the genome of Thermoleophilia bacterium:
TGAGGCTTAGGAGGCTCCCGGAAACAGCGGCCAAAGCAAGCCCTAGCCCGAAGCAGATAGCGAGCACATTTTGTATGTTTACGCCCATCAGGCCCGCGGTAGTAGGGTCTTGGGCCGAGGCACGAATTGCCTTGCCCATACGGGTCTTACTTAGGAAGAAGTACAACGCTAGGGCGATTGCCACGCAGAACCCCAAAGCTACCAGACGGTTAAGGGGTATACGGGCACTAGTGACCGAGGTTACCAAGTACGAATAGCCCTCAATATCTGAACCCCAAATCATTCGCGCCACGTTCTGTACGACGTACATTAGACCGAAGGACGCGAGCAGGGACTTTCCTTCAAACACCTCCAGGCTTGGAGCAGTACGCATCAGCCAGCGATACAGCGACTTGTGCAGAAGAAAGCCCACGATGAACATGCCCGGTCCGCTGATCAACAAGGTTACAAGCGGGTTGATCTTGAGGTTGGTAAAAAGCCAGAAGGTCAAAAACGCGCCCACCATGATGAACTCGCCGTGGGCCACGTTAAGTACTCTAGCTACCCCGTACTGAAGAGCAAGCCCTACGGAGACCAGAGCGTAGATCCCTCCGAGCAGCAACCCCGCGATCACAATGTCTCTCAGGGCAACCATCCAAGTTCCTTTGTAGTTTACGTTCTGATCATAACGCAATCAGGCTGCCGAGAGGAAATCCCGAGGAAGCTCCCGCTGACGTCCTCTGGCAGCCTGATTGTCTTAGGTTCTACCTATGCATTCCTCGTGTTGGCGATTAGCCAGCTCTTCTCTTCTTTCACTGACCAGGCCACGGAGGCTTCGGGTAAATGGGAGTAGCCGTCCGCTTTGGGCCGGGGTCGATGACTTCCAGGAAGCCTTTCTGCCACTGGCCCACTTCGCCCGGATGGCACTCTTTGGCAAGCAGCTGGTTGTCGAACCAGGTGTCACCAAGCACAGTCTGGAAGTGCTCGGTCTTCATAACCTCGGCTACCTTCTTGTTGTCAAGAGTGCCAGCTTTCTCGACAGCCTGCTGGAAGATCTCGCACTCCGCCATATAGAAGGCGTGACCCCAATAGTCCATATTGGCTTCGGTGAAGTTGGGCTGCTTGAGCAGCTCTTCGTGGAGCTGAGCAAGGGCCGGAGAGCTGTGGATGCTCCACGCGCCGTAGCCCACGATGCCCTCGATAATCGGGTAGCCAGCTTCGATGCCCTTATCGCCTCCCATAGCCGCCGGGAACGCGCCAAACGTGGTGCCCGGGCCCATGACCAGCATCCGCGGATTGTATTTAAGCTGGATCAGCTGAGCCGTGAGCGGGAAGTTGTGCTCCGGGTAACCCGGGAAGAAGAAGCAGTCGGGATCAAGTTGCTGGACCTTACGAATGATCGACGAGAAGTCCTTGGTTTCATACGGGAAGGCCTGTTCGTAAACAATCTGGATACCGGCCTTCGCCGCTTCCTTCTTCATGGTCTCGGTGTACTCGATTCCGTGGAGGTCATCGTTATAGGCAATGGCTACCGTCTTGACCCCGACCTCTTTGAAGACCTCTACCAAGGTGGGAATCTCGTACCAGTCCGAGAAGTTAAGCACGCCGAAGAACATCGGGAAGTCCTTCAGCATTTCCCGGATGGTCGTGGCCCCGCCCTCGCAGGTCATCATGAGGTACCCATGAGCGTTGGCCACACCGGCGGCTGCAAAGTTAAACGCGGTGCTGTTAGGCCCAAAGATGAAGTCCACCTTGTCCTCGACCATGAGCTTCTCGTAGAGACGGGTCATGGTGTCTAGGTCGCTCTGGTCGTCGTAGATCTTCATCTCCACCGGAAGCTTCTTGCCGTACTCGGCTACGTAAATTCCTCCCTCGGCATTCACTTTCGCGACCCACATGTTACGTACGGGCCCGAAAGCATTTGCTTCGTAGAAGGCGTAAGGACCTGAAAGCGACCGC
Proteins encoded in this window:
- a CDS encoding branched-chain amino acid ABC transporter permease, producing the protein MVALRDIVIAGLLLGGIYALVSVGLALQYGVARVLNVAHGEFIMVGAFLTFWLFTNLKINPLVTLLISGPGMFIVGFLLHKSLYRWLMRTAPSLEVFEGKSLLASFGLMYVVQNVARMIWGSDIEGYSYLVTSVTSARIPLNRLVALGFCVAIALALYFFLSKTRMGKAIRASAQDPTTAGLMGVNIQNVLAICFGLGLALAAVSGSLLSLIYQSITTSMGLEYTVYAMIVVVLGGLGSITGAFAGGVILGFIATVVQYFKPSFVMIAFYAIFVLLLIVRPKGLLGK
- a CDS encoding amino acid ABC transporter substrate-binding protein, encoding MRRRWLGIAVVLLVLALVGVMVAACGEKEETTTTAVTQASTTTSAPASTTTAPPETTGTTLGGKDKIVIGQVRSLSGPYAFYEANAFGPVRNMWVAKVNAEGGIYVAEYGKKLPVEMKIYDDQSDLDTMTRLYEKLMVEDKVDFIFGPNSTAFNFAAAGVANAHGYLMMTCEGGATTIREMLKDFPMFFGVLNFSDWYEIPTLVEVFKEVGVKTVAIAYNDDLHGIEYTETMKKEAAKAGIQIVYEQAFPYETKDFSSIIRKVQQLDPDCFFFPGYPEHNFPLTAQLIQLKYNPRMLVMGPGTTFGAFPAAMGGDKGIEAGYPIIEGIVGYGAWSIHSSPALAQLHEELLKQPNFTEANMDYWGHAFYMAECEIFQQAVEKAGTLDNKKVAEVMKTEHFQTVLGDTWFDNQLLAKECHPGEVGQWQKGFLEVIDPGPKRTATPIYPKPPWPGQ